Below is a genomic region from Mustela lutreola isolate mMusLut2 chromosome 1, mMusLut2.pri, whole genome shotgun sequence.
tgtCTCAGCTCTGTCCTCTGCAGGGGCCTGGAAACCAATTGCCTGAGTAGCATAACACCTTAGCTCCCAGATCTTTATTTCTAAACACAATTCTCTGCTAAAAGGAACTGAAACTCCTTAAAGAAATGGTTGATTCCAAAGCTCAAGCaagaaatatacaagatgagtCTGGAGTATCTTGGGCCAAAAAAATAGCAAACTGCCCAATGAATAATAACGGCATTTCAAAAAGACACAGAAGGCAACTCAAAAGGGCTCCTCCCTGGTCCAATAGGAGACCATTTAAACATCACAATAAATACAGAGAGGAAAGGATTATGACCTATTATAAGATCTAGGAATCCAAGAGTCTACACAGGTATGAATTAAATAAATGCCCTTccttgcagtaaaaaaaaaaaaaaaaaaaaaagccaacagtaAAACGATGATgatggaaattttttaaacacCCCACCTGGCAATCACAACAATAATTGACTCAGGGAAGGATCCTTCGAAGATGCCAATGCCAGTGGGTAAAATCTGAGGGCTAATGGGGTGTTTCCGTAGTCTCAAAGTATCTCTCCAAAGGATATTTATCAATCTTTGTATCGAGTATCAAGTAACTTTATATTCACCGCCATCACCCAGTGACCAGAACGCACGTTTCCAGTGACAGAAAGTGATGACATCTTCCCCGGTATGATGCTGTGAGAGGAACAGGGCGCTGCTTCTGTGGGGCTCCTGCCCAAAGTGCGTGTCTGaatctgcgcagcagggagcacGAGACAACCCCAAATTTAAGGACATGCCACCATGTGACCGGAACACATCATTCCTGTCGTCACACAGAGCCAGGAGAGGGTGAGGACAGTCAGGCACGAATTTTAAGGAcatgcctgctgttcccctgctgtGTCACACATTCCTTCCATGCCGTGCGGTGGGGAGGGCACGGGAAGTATGGCCACCTTCAGATTCAGTGTGAGCGTCCCTGGTTGGGTGACCTTGGATGAATCTCAGGACATCTCACTCCCTGTCCTTGGTCAGTTTGTCTCATCTCTGCCATGGGCAAGCTGGAAGGACCTCACTGGATATTCATGGGGCTCTGGGGGAAATATGGAAGCCCTCTCCAAGTTATAAAAGAGCATCTGGGTGTGTTGTACGATAACCCTCCGTGTGGGGCTTTCAGCCCCGCAGGCCTTTGCTTAGCCCAAAATGTGAGGACCACCACCCTGGGACTTGCTGCGTAAACACCTAATTACTCACTCAGTTGTAGCATGTTaagactggtgtgtgtgtgtgtgtgtgtgtgtgtgtgtgtccaaggTGGGGACACACATTCACTGAACACCTCCACCATACCAGACACTCTTCTAGGCCAAGAAGACCGTGAGGCCAAGACAGAATGACTCTCAGCTCTCAGGGCTTCAGCTTCTAGGATGATAGAAAACCTCAAGGTCGATTTAAACTGCATCAAGCCTTTAAAGAGTTccttttaaaaggaggaaaaagaaaaagaacaacacaaGAATACCTCAGTGATGTGCACACTCATTTAATTCTCCTCCAAACCTTTGGGGTTAATGTTCCCATttctcagataaagaaactaaaacgaggggctcctaggtggctcagtcgggtaagcatttgactcctggttttggctcacgtcatgaacttgaggttctgggatggagcgcGCAGTTCAGgatcagcttgagattctctctctccctcttccttctctctccctctcccccttctccctgcttgctctttctctctttcaaataataaaaaaaaacttaggggaaaaaaaaaactggaattcAAAAAGGTGCCCAAATTCAGACAATTAATAAATGTGGGGGCTAAAATTTGGACTGCAAGCTGTGGAGCTTCAGAATCCCGGGGTTGTGGCTCTGTCAGCCACCACTGGGTCCCGGAGCCCACCAGCCTCAGGGCCTCTCCGGTCCAGAGAATTCTTTGTGCTGGAGGCTGTCCTGTTCTCTGTAAGTTGATGACAGGAACCCTCCATACCCGGGTGTGACAACCAGAAGTGTCTCCAGACATGGCCAGATGTCTCCTGCGGAACAAAATCACCCCCACGGAGAACCACTGGACCGAGTATAAACACTTGTTCCAACACGTACTGTCATATGACCTTGGATAAGCAACTTACCCTCTccgtgcctcagtgtcctcatctgttaaaaggaaaaatgacagtAGGTGAGGTTAACAAAAGGATCAAGCAGAATCAGGAAAGTACTTGGCCATCCACATACAGGCTCAGGACATGGCTCTTTTTTCCACCgccctctgctgcctcccctcCAAACACCAAGGATGTTCAGAGCTGGTGCACAGTGGAGGTTGGCTTACATATGGAAAGTGTCATAGGAAAGTGTAGGGTAACCAGCTCATTAACAATGGACAAGGGATGCTCTGATCCCAGCAGCAGTGCACCTGCTGCCTGGGAAAGCCCTGGCAGCCCTCCTTACCAGCTCAGGGTGTGAAGATTAAAGACTCCAAGACCAGACTGCCCAAGTTCAAGTCCAGCTCAGCCACTCATGAGCTATACGACCCTGGGATCGTTATTTAGATTGCTAAcaccttcattttctcatctgtaaaatgggagtaaaagAGGTGCCTGCCTCGCAGGGCTGTGAACATTGAATGGATTAGTGCGTGCGAGGTGCCCAGCCCTGACTGCCAGCCCGTTGCTGCTCTCCCAtcctggcctccagccacacctaccacctttctcttttccccttgtgCCAAGCATAGTCCCATTTCTGGGAGTTCGCCCcgccattccctctgcctggagcactCCTCCTCCCAGACCTTAGCATGGCCCAACCCGCCTCCTTCGTCTGGGTCTCTCTGCATCGTTCCTCTTCTGAGAGGCACCACCCGAAGTCAGACAGCAGCTCCCCCACTCTGCACACTGGGCCATTCGTGTCCCATCAGTTGTCATTGCCCCGCGCACACCGCACACCACAGGGCAGTGTGGTAGTGATGCTTCGCTCGTCTCCCTCCTGCTGAAGCAGAAGCTCAAGACCCCAGAGTATCTGATTGGTGACCACATTCCTAGAacaatgcccagcacagagtgtGTGTAAATAATTACAAGAACTGATTGGAGCTCTTTGGCAAAAGGGATTTTTAAGGTTCTCACATAACCCATTTTCCTTCTGTTAAACAAGAAGTTGTTTAAACTGGGGCCTAAAACAggtttgccaaaaaaaaaaaaaaagaaaagaaaacaaaccaaaaaaacccttgCTTATGACAATGGGTCCCTTAGACTAGATTAGATACACTTAAGAGACATCCAGATTGATTCGGTTTCTCAGACCCTTTCCCTGCAGCTGTGGTCTCCAGAGAAAAGGGAGGAACGAATTGAGCCAAACAAGGATTCACAAGGTCAAAGACATCGGGAAGCAATGCAGAATTCTCTCCTGTTCGGGGATTCACGCCACACCGAAAAGCTCAAAGAAGCCCTGTAGAGAAGAGTTGTTTTCCCCGGGGTTTGCTGCACTACCCTGAGACCCCACCTGAGACCCCCACCATAGCATCAGCACAGTGAAGAACAATTTGGAAAACACTGCTTCACTGTAAGTGTTTCAGCTTACAGATGCGGACAGAAAGTAGGGCCCGGAAAGGTTACTGGACTCATTCAAGGTCACGCAGCCATCTCCTGAATCCTAGAGCACAACCACGTCTCACGGCCCCTGATGTTTCCCTAATGGTCCACAGAAGTGATCAGGTCACCTGCGGCCAATAATGGAACATAGACCTCAGATTCCAATATCAGTATGACGAGATTCTGTATGAAAACTGGGGTACTGAATGGGACTTGGCTTCAACTTCAGTGTGCCAGAGGTactcattcaccaaatatttatgaagcattATGTGTCAAGTACGGTACATCTTGCCATGAACAAGACGTGGTTGCTTAGTAGACTGACAATAAAATATCCCGAAAGAGACCAAAATTGATTGAACTGTCCTTGATGAGCCTGCTTCAGAGTAGGGACTTGTAAGAAATTACATATTCagatttcatttgcttccattaaCAATGCTCACATTTAGATCCAGTGGTAATAACATGCTCTCAGTTGGAATGGCTCTGGCATAAAACACTTCTCTTCCCCACACAGGCTGCAGAGAAGAACAAAAAGATTGAAAGTCTTTGGGCTCTTTTCATGTTGAGCACCTCAACCAATAGATTTTCCCATTTCAAGTTCATTCAAATATCAACTCAGGCTCCTACCGTTTTGTTAAAGTGCATTCTCTCATTTCCTGGTGCCTACAgatgaaaatgtctatttaaaaatgagatttgttttttttaaagcatatcaGCTCACACATTTCAGAGACTTtcagaaatgcagatcaaaaacCATGTAAGCCTTAAACACTACAGATTTGAGATTGAGAAAGATTCAGCTCTTAATGCTCTATGATCTTTTCAATGAACTGATATGGGAGGAATTGGGagaattattttatgttatttaaacaGGAgattctaaatgagaaaaaatactaCAATTCCAGGGCACAGGAGTTCCTATCTGATGCTGTATCACTGAAGCCGGCTTTCAGCACAGACTTGAGATGGAtgtatctaaaaaacaaaacaaaacaaaaaaacagaggaatTGGAAGCTCTTCACAGTCCTTGCTCCTGTGTGTACCCGTAAGGCCAATCTGTctgcaaagataaaataaagatgtGCTTCCAGACCAAGCCAAATTCTTCCCTGATTTTAAGGATACTCTCATGATTTCTCCAGAAACTGTCCTGAAAACCAATCTGGCGAAGCAAAGATAATCACCCCATCATGCACATAAATTTGTGTTTATTAGACACCAGAACAAATCAGAAAGAGTTCATCAGCTGTTGTAAAGACACAGAGACAGCAGAAAATGCAATAACACAGGGCCACAAGAAGCAAAATGCACAAAAGCCACACACATCCCAGCAGCATGACACACCCACATAGATCCTGTTGTCTAAAaatcaaccaaacaaaaataagTGACTAATCAATTCAATTGTTTAAAAGGGAGCCGagagtgtattttttaaagaccagctactactttttttttttttttttttaagaatcaaacaccaccttctcttctctaactggACACTGGTCCATTTCTGCTAGGCTGGGGTATATTTGACTGAGTTGATGCCAAATGGTTCTGCCAATTCTTCAGACACAGAAAATGTGATCCACTGGGCAGCTCTGGAAATGTACTGGTGAGTGTGAATTCTGCATGCTCGTTGATGTCCGTGCTGCTGTGTAGATCCACGAGGGGCACTCCTTATGCTGTTTAATGGAATCCATCCGGGGTGAAAGGCGTTATTTTGCCTAACGAAATCTCCCCCTCGCATTCCagctcccaagcagactccgcggCAGGGTCACCATCCCGGGACGTCTGAGAGATCTGGGACACACGATCAAAAGGGCTCTCCTCCTCTTTGTCCACCTCCCCGTCCCCTGGGGTCACGGCGTTGGGGATCATGTGGATGTAGGCAGCTGCGATCTCCTTGTGGAAGATGGTGTCCTGGTTGTAGGAGATGAGTTCATTGCTGATGTTCACGGTCTCCACTGCAGTGTGGGAGCAGAGGTTGCTGCACCCGAGCAGCTGTGCAAACACCTTCCGGAAGTCAGCGTTGAAGGCGTAGATGACAGGGTTGAGGGAGGAGTTGGCCCAGCCGAACCAGACGAAGACGTCGAAGGTGGTCTCACTGACACAGGGAAAGCCAGCCCGAGGACCCTCCGGGCGTCCGCTGCAAAAGGGGACCATGCAGTTAAGGACGAAGAAAGGCAGCCAGCAGCACACGAAGACCCCCATGATCACCGACAGGGTCTTGAGGACCTTGGTCTCCTTCTTGATGGATGTCCGCAGGCTGGTGTCCTGGGCGCAGGCCGTGCGGCTGCGGCAGCTCTGCGCGTGCTCCGCCGCCCTCTCCAGGGAGGAAATCCGGCGGATCTGCACCTGGGCGATACGGTAGATGCGCGTGTAGGTCACGATCATGATGGCCACAGGGATGTAGAAGCTGATGAGCGAAGAAGAGATGGCATAAGTTCGGTTCAGGCTGGAGTCACAGTTTTCCGCCCTCACCTCTGGCTCCCCCGCTTCCTCCCAGGGTGTTCCGTTAGCCAGGCTGGATGGCGGTTCCACCCCGCCCCAGGAGCCTGCCTTGTCCCTGTGCCAGTGGAGTTGAACTGGGATGAAGGAGATAAGAATGGACAAGGACCAGGCCAGGCCAACCATGATCAACGCCACGCGCTGGGTCATCTTGCGTTCATAGCGGAAGGGCCTGGAGATGGCCCAGTAGCGATCCACACTGATGACGCACAGATTCAGGATGGACGCAGTGGAGCACATGATGTCAAAGGCCACCCAGATGTCGCAGAAGGCCCCAAAGGGCCAGTAACCGGCCACCTCGGCGACTGCCTTCCAGGGCATGACCAGCAATGCCACGAAGAGGTCGGACACAGCCAGGGACACGATGAAGACGTTGGTCATCTTGGCGCGCAGGTGGCGGCTGCGCACGATGGCCGCACACACCAGCACGTTGCCCAGCAGGGTCCAGACGATGAGCAGGGTCAGGAGGCCGGCGGTGACCACCTGCGCGGGCCCCAGCGGCGCCGCCCCCTCCGCGCCCCCAGCGGCGCCCCGCTGCGCCAGCTGCTGCTGCCGGAACCGCGCCCGCTCCGCGGTGCGGTTGCGCCCCGGCGGCAGCATGTCAGGTTCGGCCGCGGAGGCGGGCTGCGTGAGGTCCCAACTTCGGCCTTGCGCCCCCCGGGTGACCCATCGGGCCCCCGCGGGCTGGCGCACCGTGACCCGCGGTTAAGGGATCCCGGAGCCCCGGGGGCCGCTCACCGTGCTCTGCGCCAGGGTCCCGAGTGCGCTGGGACTCCTCTGGCTTCCTCGAGCGCCTCCGGGTCGGTGGCTGCGTTGCGCCCTTTCAGGTTCGGCGCCAGGAGCAGGAAGCCGGCCGATGCGCTCCGGGCGGAGGTGGCTGTGACTGTGTCTGGTTCGCAGCCGGAGAAGCCAAGAAACAACCGGCACCGCCGATGGGGCGGGGGTCGGGAGAGGCGGGCGGCGGCTGAGGGTTGCTGTGCTGCCTCTGTCGCGGTCTGCGCCCGGGGCCCGCGCCCCCGCGCCTCCGCGTTCCCCAATCTCCCGCGCAGCCGCCCCACCTGTACCGGGGCGCGCTCACTCTCCGCGCTCCGTCGCCGGAGTCTGGAGGCGAATCCTCAGGTCCGAGAGGCGCTCGCGTGCCAGACCCTCTCCGCGTGCCATGGAAAGCACGCCCCGGGAAGACCAAGGGGTCCTTGACCCAGCCCTGGTGCCCCGGCCCCAGACAAGTTTGGGGAACGGGGAGATAGGGTAGGGATGGGGGAATCGCTGGCTTCTACACTGGGAAAGAGCGTTTGTAAGGTAGGGGGCAGCTTTAGATTTCTACCGGACCCGAGTCCCAACTGGGACTTCATTCCTGGCTGCGTGACCTTGAGCGCCCTAAACTTCACCcggtcttggttttctcatccaCAAAAGAGGCTAATGATTCCTGCTCTTCTCGGTGGTGTAAGGTTCAATGAAATCGACATCTAGAAAAAGCATGCAGGAAGCATGTCTCCTAGAAACCATTTTTTCTAAActacccctccccatccccatcatCCATTCTAAAATTCAGGCTTAACCTGACCTCTTGGGAGAGTCTTCTTGCCCACCATCAACCCCTCTCCCCCGTCtttaagagatttttcttttcggGAATAATTTTGGATGAGCCCAGAAgacaaggaggaggaaggcaggctccAGTGGCCTGGGAGCCTCCTGCCTGCTGGACAGTCTCAGTCTTTCTCTTTTATAACCTTGAGAAAGATGGATTAACATTTCAGTGCTTGACAGAAGTGGTAATTGAGGCTTGAACCGAAGATCCAAAGCCCAAAGTTTTGAAAAGAATAGCATGCTTCCTCCCTCCAGCAGACAAGTTCCCCTTCTAAAGGGCCAAGTTTCTGCCTGGGTTAAGCTCAGCTGCAGACagctggggagagaaagagctgAGGCATATAGCCACCCTGCACTGAGGTCTAGAAACAGGAACTGGACTCTCTCATTCCCTCCTTAATCTCTCTCTCCACTCACACCTCCCTGCCTCATTCACCCCGCCCCCATCTGCCTGCTGGACCAACTCAGCCTGCCTTCCCCAGGCTCTTCTCCCTCAAATCTTCTCTCCCTTCAGTGCTTTCTGCTGCTGGAGGTGGTGAGACCATCTGTCCAGGGGGTGCACCTACACCTGGGGAGTCATCcttacttcctctctctccccatctcctagGAGCTAATCCGCTCCTCTCTCCATTGACACCCCATCCCGGACTGTGTCTTCTTTATGCTGTTTTACGGCGACACGCTGCTAGCTTCCAGATTCTGCCCTGATCCTCTGTCCACTCTCCCATCAATGGCAGGCAGAGTAATCTTTCTCAGATGTGACTGATCATGCCATTCCCCCAGATGGAAAACCCTCAGTATTTCCTCGGGATCCCGATCCTTAACTGTCAGGTAAGCACTAGGAAGTCTTTCAATCATCTCCGCCTTGCTCCacatcttctcctgcccctcctcttccACCTACAGCCTGGATTCAAGCCACTGCCACCATGAAACACAAGCAAGCCGGCCAACAAAAAAACATCAGTGATAATTTCCCCAATGGGTCTTATGGCAATCCCTCACCCTGGAATGACCTCCATCCCATCTTGTCTTCCTGGAGAACACCAGCTTAGGATGTCAGAAAAGGACTTGGTTTTTGGAAAC
It encodes:
- the DRD5 gene encoding D(1B) dopamine receptor, with the translated sequence MLPPGRNRTAERARFRQQQLAQRGAAGGAEGAAPLGPAQVVTAGLLTLLIVWTLLGNVLVCAAIVRSRHLRAKMTNVFIVSLAVSDLFVALLVMPWKAVAEVAGYWPFGAFCDIWVAFDIMCSTASILNLCVISVDRYWAISRPFRYERKMTQRVALIMVGLAWSLSILISFIPVQLHWHRDKAGSWGGVEPPSSLANGTPWEEAGEPEVRAENCDSSLNRTYAISSSLISFYIPVAIMIVTYTRIYRIAQVQIRRISSLERAAEHAQSCRSRTACAQDTSLRTSIKKETKVLKTLSVIMGVFVCCWLPFFVLNCMVPFCSGRPEGPRAGFPCVSETTFDVFVWFGWANSSLNPVIYAFNADFRKVFAQLLGCSNLCSHTAVETVNISNELISYNQDTIFHKEIAAAYIHMIPNAVTPGDGEVDKEEESPFDRVSQISQTSRDGDPAAESAWELECEGEISLGKITPFTPDGFH